Within the Streptomyces sp. YIM 121038 genome, the region GTCGTCCTCCTCGGCGACGCCGCCCACACCACCCACTACTCCATCGGCGCGGGCACCACCCTCGCCCTGGAGGACGCCATCGCGCTGGCCGCCGCCCTGCGCGGCCACTGCGCGGTCCCGGAGGCGCTCGCCGCCTACCAGCGGGAGCGCGCGGCCGCCCTCCTGTCCGTGCAGAGCGCCGCCCGCTACAGCGCCCGGTGGTACGAGAGCCTGCCGCGGTACGTCCACCTGCCGCCGCACCGCATGTTCGCCCTGCTCGGCCAGCGCCACTCACCGCTGCTGCCGTACGTGCCGCCCCAGCTCTACTACGGCCTCGACAAGGCCGCCGGACAGGTCGAGGCACTGCGCAGGTTCAAGCGCTGGCTGGGGCCGAAGCTCGCCCGCACCGCGCACGCGCGGACCGCGCCGGGCCGCGACCGGCGCCCGTAGCGCACGAGGACCCCGTGGTCCGGGCCGTGGCCCGGACCACTCGGTGCCTCGATCAGGACTGCGGCGGGTTCTGCTGCCCCTGGTCGCCGCCCAGCTGCTCCTTGAGCTTCTCCTGGGCGGTGTCGACCTGGCTGCTGTACTTGCCCTGCGTCTTGTCGTCGACGAAGTCTCCCGCCTTGTCGATGCCCTGGCCCGCCTTGTCCTCGTGGCCCTTCAGCATCTGCTTGAGCTTGTCCAGCACAGACATGGGATGTCTCCTTGCGGTTCGCCCCTGGTTCCAGGTTCACCGCGCTCCGACCGATCCGCATCCCGTGCGGGGAAAACGCATCCCGTGCGGGGGAAACCCCCGTGCGTCACCCACGCCCCGGGCGCTACCGTCCCGGCATGCTCCCTGAGGACGGACACTTCGCTGAGGACGTAGCCGCCACCTACGACGAGTCGTCGGCCGACATGTTCCGCCCGGAGGCGGTGGACCCCGTCGTCGACCTCCTCGCCGACCTGGCGGGCGACGGCGAGGCGCTGGAGTTCGGCATCGGCACGGGCCGCATCGCCCTGCCGCTCTCCCGGCGCGGCGTCCCGGTGCGCGGCATCGAGATGTCCCGCGCCATGGCGTCCCGGCTGCGGGAGAAACCCGGCGGCGACGCGGTGCCCGTGACCATCGGCGACTTCGCCACCACCCACGCCGAGGACGCGCGGTCCGCCGCGGTGGTC harbors:
- a CDS encoding antitoxin → MSVLDKLKQMLKGHEDKAGQGIDKAGDFVDDKTQGKYSSQVDTAQEKLKEQLGGDQGQQNPPQS